The following DNA comes from Pontibacillus halophilus JSM 076056 = DSM 19796.
ATGGTGTTTGAAGCAACTGCAGGTGGAGGCATGGTTAAGGTCATTGCCAACGGTAAGAAAGAGATTACAGATGTACAAATCTCTGAAGAAGTAGTAGACCCTGATGATGTAGAAATGCTACAAGACTTAATTCTTACTGCTACAAATGATGTCATTAAACAAGTTGATGACAAAACGAACGATACAATGGGAGAATTCACTAAAGGAATGAATATGCCTGGAATGTTCTAGGAGGGAAGAGGATGTATTATCCTGAACCTATCTCGAAGTTAATAGATAGTTTTTCGAAGTTACCAGGCATTGGGCCGAAAACGGCTGCGCGCCTGGCCTTCTTCGTATTAGAAATGGAAGAAGACGACGTATTAGACTTCGCCAAAGCACTTGTTAATGCAAAGCGCGAACTAACACACTGTACAGTATGTGGGCATATTACAGACCAAGATCCATGCTCAATCTGTCAAGATGATGCAAGGGATGGAACGATTATCTGTGTTGTTCAAGATCCGAAAGACGTCATTGCTATGGAGAAGATGAAAGATTATAGCGGGAAGTATCATGTCCTTCATGGGGCCATCTCTCCAATGGATGGAATTGGACCGGAGGACATCAACATCCAAACCTTGATCAACCGGTTAAAGGATGAGGGCGTAGAAGAGTTGATTATCGCTACGAATCCGAACATTGAAGGTGAAGCTACAGCTATGTATATATCTAGGTTAGTGAAGCCAGCTGGAATACGGACTACTAGAATTGCGCACGGACTTCCGGTAGGTGGAGATCTAGAATATGCAGATGAAGTAACCTTATCTAAAGCGCTTGAAGGCAGAAGAGAATTATAAAGAGGTGGACGTGTGTTTCGTAAACGGAAGTACAAAGCAATGAGGGAAGAAGCGAATAGCCAACTCCTTGACCACATTGAACGTTTGAAGAACGAGCGCTTATATTTACGAAAGATTATGGAACACAGTATTGAAGC
Coding sequences within:
- a CDS encoding YbaB/EbfC family nucleoid-associated protein, whose product is MKGMGNMNNMMKQMQKMQKKMVKAQEELYEMVFEATAGGGMVKVIANGKKEITDVQISEEVVDPDDVEMLQDLILTATNDVIKQVDDKTNDTMGEFTKGMNMPGMF
- the recR gene encoding recombination mediator RecR — translated: MYYPEPISKLIDSFSKLPGIGPKTAARLAFFVLEMEEDDVLDFAKALVNAKRELTHCTVCGHITDQDPCSICQDDARDGTIICVVQDPKDVIAMEKMKDYSGKYHVLHGAISPMDGIGPEDINIQTLINRLKDEGVEELIIATNPNIEGEATAMYISRLVKPAGIRTTRIAHGLPVGGDLEYADEVTLSKALEGRREL
- a CDS encoding YaaL family protein → MFRKRKYKAMREEANSQLLDHIERLKNERLYLRKIMEHSIEASEDGRLDVAMTEAKYFYLLREARQRNVRAR